TTAtctaaaaacaacaacaaaaaatgggACAAAATCATTCCCtgtgggcatttcatcaaacaccttgtgcgcATCGGCCGCCGGCGCAAAAAATTGCGAGCTCTGCAGCGCTTTGGCCGGCGTAGGCGCGGCCAGATGCGCTACAAATTTCTTCATCGGCCGCCTATAAGAGCCGTCCGCTTTGTTCTTCTTCCgggccgccgtcgccaccgccgcaCTCAGTCGCTTGGAGACGGAGGCCCGTGGCttcacggcgggcggcggcggatgccACCCTTCGAGGTCGTCTGTGGCGCCATGGAAAGGTCGCGCGCGAAACTTGTGCTTAGAggaggaggggcgccggcggcGAAGCCGAAGCTCAACCCCGTGCTAGGGTttgcggcggtggaggcggctatGGCGAAGGGGTCACAATAGGGAGGGGTCGGGGGGTGTGGGCATGGCCTTCCATCGGTGGAATTTCGCCAGCGGCGACGCGGGGCAACCGGAGAGGTCAGGGCGGCAGTTGGTTGCTCGCGCGTGAATTGTCGCTATCCAGCGCACGGGAGTTGGCGCTGCAAATACACCGCGTGCGATGCCGTTTTCCTCCTCACGCTGAACCAAGTTTACCGCGCGCGCGATTATTGCGCGGCTGCTGGAGCGCCCATTTCGCCCCCCTCCCCTGCGTGCAATAAAGCGATTTTTTTCAGCGCGCGGCTAAGATAGAGCgcatgttggagatgctctaagagcatcttCAATGCAAATTTGGAGATGTAAAACCAGGAGATGTAAATTTTAAATACCAAAAATGCATTTTACATCTCCAAAAAAGAGGAAACTCCAACAAATGATGTATATGGATGATGTAAAAGTCCAACTTCAATAGATGATGTATTTAATGATATAAAACTAGTCGGCATGAGCGCCAGCGACCGAGCGCCAAGAGCCGAGAGGAGTGCTGGCGGACGGAGCAGCGGCAGCAGGTGCGCCGGCGGCCAAGCGACAAGAGCTAGAAAGTCGAATGCAACAGCGGGAGCTCGAATGGTTGGCGGCGTGACTGTGAATCGAGCGACGGATTAGTCATGGCGAGGCGGCGGAGCGATGGCCGTGCGGCGCGAGAAAGTCGAGTTTGGCAGCGGGAAAGCGACGGGGGCGTGGCGGCGGGTGTGCGTCTCGAATCCGGCGGCAGCGGGGGGAGCTCATATCATGCGGCAGCGCGACGGCGATTTGACGGCGGACAAGTGGCCAATTCGATCGATTTTGAGGTGGGCGGCAGACAAGCAGCAGTGGAACCAGCAGCGGAGCAACGGTGGCGTGGTGCGGAGGGCAAGTGACACTGCAGCGGAAGTGCAATGGAATGGACTCAAATCAGCGGTCGGCAACGGCGGCGCGGCGGGGATGACCGGCGGGGTCGCGGCGGGGTCAGGGATGGACGGACGGGCGGTGGCGGCAATGTTACCAGCCAAAAATCGCCGGCGGCGAAGGCTGGCGGGACAAAAATGAAAACGGTTGATGTGCGACCGGCCATTTTACATCTTCAAggggtgttgtattttacatctgaagatgaagatgtaaAAAATATTGCGTGTACATTTCGAGGAGGGTTTTAGGATCTACAacacctgttggagatgctctaattctTGTCATCTCAATTGGTTTCTGGGTGTTGATTAACTTGAGTTGGAGAAGAGCGAGTCCTTGATCGTGGAGAACGATCGGTCACCGTCGTCGGCGCCGGCGTGCTTGGCCAGTCCGTCCTTGATCATGGTGATCTCGTGGCAGACGTCCGCCATGGTGGGCCGCAGCGCCGGCGAGTGCTGCGTGCACGCCAGCCCGAGCTCCATCAACTCCACGACCGCCATATCGGCCACCGTGCCGTCCCGCCGCCACGGCGCGTGGGCGACGGCGCCGGCGACGTCGTGCGGGTAGTGCCGCCTGACCCAGTCGTGCAGCGTTAGCCCCTCGTCGAAGATCACGTCCGTCGGCCGCTTCCCGGTGAGTAGCTCCAGGATCAGcacgccgaagctgtacacgtcgccCCGCGCCGACGGGTGGCCTCCTAATCCGTACTCTGAACCAAATAATTAGCCGTTAATCACATGATTAGTGAAATGTAATTAATGTCACATCGAGCATGCATGCTAGCTTTACGTAAGTCTAGCATtgctctgtgtgtgtgtgtcacgTACCAGGTGCGATGTAGCCAACTGAACCCTGCAACAGTCCGGTGGCGATGGAGTTGCACGGAGCGGCGGAGTCGTCGCTCGAGCTGCTGCTTgcctcggcgccggcgacgagccgcgcgATGCCGAAGTCGGAGATCACGGCGCGCATCCCGTCGTCGAGGAGGACGTTGCTCGGCTTGAGGTCGCAGTGCACGACCCTCACCGGCGCGTAGTGGTGCAGGTAGGCCATCCCCTCGGCCACGTCGCTCGCGATGCTCACCAGCTGCCCGAAACCtagtctgctgctgctgccgccgccgccgtcgtcgtcgtgcgGGTAGAGGTGCGCCTCGAGGCTGCCGTGCGGCATCAGCGGCAGCACCAGCGCATTGAAGCTGGCCGTGCTGCAGGTGGTGATCACCCGGATGAGGTTCTTGTGCCGCGTCCGCCGGAGCGCCTCGCACTCGCGCTTGAAGCTGACGGACACCTCGCCGCCGCCCTTCGGGTCCGCGAGCACCTTCACGGCCACGCGCGCGCCGCCACGGAGCGTCCCCTCGTAGACTCGCCCGAACCGCCCGGCGCCGATCAGGCGAGACTCTGCGAAGCCACCCGTGGCATCGGAGAGCTCCCTGTAGGATATCCTCGGgtgctccctctccgccgcctgctGCTCGATGTCCACGCGCCACGTCGAGCGCCGCCTTGATCTCGCCGTCGCCATCGACCGGCACCCGGCCGCGAAGAGCATCATGCACACGGCCGCGACGATGCCGAACGCGGCGGGGACCACCGCTCGCCGGTGATCGGCACGTCTCGCGCCGCACGTCGCAATGCCGGGGATATGCCCGGCAACGCAGAGGCCGGGGTTGCCTCGGAACGCCGCCGCGGACAGATTCGCTAGCACGCCGGCGTGGGGCACCACGCCGGAGAAGTTGTTGTACGAGAAGTCCGCTTCCCGGAGCGACGTGGACACCTGCAGGGTCTCTGGCAGGGCACCCGAGAGCTCGTTCCGCGACACGTCGATGGCCTCCAGGAACGGCAGCGCCGCGATGGCCTCCGGGAGCGCGCCCCGCAGCGCGTTGCCGGAGACGTTGAGGTACTCGAGCGCGACGCAGCCGCCGAGCTGCGACGGGATCGTGCCGGCGAGCTCGTTGGACGACAGGTCGAGCGCGAGGATCATGTCCATCTTGCTGAGCCCGAGAGGGAGAGAGCCCTCCAGGTGGTTGTTGGAGAGGTTCAGGTACAGCTTGAGGTTGCTCATGGCGGCGACGTGCGCTGGGATCTCGCCCTGGAGGCCATTGTAGGAGAGGTCGAGGATTTCGAGGTTGTCGCAGTCGCCGAGGCTCGGCGGAATGGCACCGGCAAGTCGGTTGTGGTGCAGCATCAGCCTCCTGAGCTGCGTGAGGTTGGAGAACGTGTCTGGGATGGCGCCGGCGAGGCGGTTGCCGGAGAGGTCGAGGAGGCCGAGGTGCGGGAGCTCACCGATGGACTGGgggatctcgccggagaggaggTTGTTGGAGAGGTACAGCTGCTCGAGCCGCCGCATGCGCGATAAGTCCGGCGGGATGGAGCCGTTGATGAGGTTATTGGAGAGGTTGAGGTACGTGAGGTTGACGAGGCCGGAGATGTTGGGCGGGATGGATCCCGAGATGGCGTTGTCCTCGAGGTGGATCTGCCGGAAGCTGCGCGAGAGCTCGCCGATGAACGACGGCAACCTGCCCCCGAGGCCGTtcccggcgagctcgagctcctggAGGCGAGTGCAGTTGCTGAGGGAGTGGAAGAAAGGGTCGAGGTTGGTGTTCCCGTCGTGGCTGGAGAGGTTGTTGTAGGAGAGGTAGAGGTACTGGAGCCGCGGCAACCTGTCGAACACCTGCGGTGGCAGCTCGCCGGCCAGGTAGTTGGACTCGAAGTCGACCCACTCGAGAATGGCGGAGTTGGACAGCGCCGTCGGGATCGGGCCAGAGAGTTCATTGGACCAGAGGAGGAGGTAACGGAGGCTGGGGAGGCGGCATTCGCCGGAGTACGGGATGTCGCCGGCAAGGGAGTTGTTGGCGAGGTCCATGTACTGCAGCGCAGAGCAGTTACAGAAGAGCGTGTCCGGGATGCCGCCGGAGAGCCGGTTGCCGCTGAGGTCGAGGTAGTAGAGCTCCCGGAGGAGCCCGATGCCGGCGGGGATCGCGCCCTCGAGCAGGTTGTTCGTCAGGCTCAGCTGCGTCAGCCTCGACAGCGCGGCAATCTCCTCCGGGATCCCACCCGCGAACGCGTTGCTGGACAAATCAAGAACCGAGATGAAGGACAGCCGCCCCAGCGCCGGCGAGAGCACGCCGCGGATCCCGCGGCCGCTGAGAACCAGCTGGGTGACGCGCCGCCTGTGGTCACACGCGACGCCAGTCCAGTTGCAGAACCGCGGCGAGCGGCCCCAGTCGGCGAGGGCGACGCCGGGGTCGGCCGAGACGCCGGAGAGGAAATCGAGGAGCGCGGACCGGTCGTCGGCCAGTACTGGCGCTGCTGCTCCTGGTGCCTgtggcatggcggcggcggcggcggggacagcgatCGGCACGATGAGGGCGACATGGAGGATGACGATGATTGGGATGGCGAGCAACTTGGCCATTGGGGCCGACAGGACGTGGGTGGTGGCCGCGAGGATGAGGTGGACGTGCACAGTGCACCGGCGAGCATCTGATAGCTACGTCTGCTACAATGCCGTGGTTTTATGGGGAGCGGGAGAGCTTGGAGGAAGCAGCTGGAGCTGCAGACGAGGCGCGCGGGGGAGAAGGTGGCTGCCTAACTTAACCAGGCCGCGTGCGCCTGGATTTGGCGCCAAAACGCCAAATGTTTGACTCGGGGTGGGAGTGTGGACGTGCGTGTGCGTGTACAACTTGCTTTGGTGAAGCAAGTCAAGCCCCTGCTAGTTTTGTTTATCCAAGAAATGGTATTAGTCAAAGTACGCGTCAAGTTGTTCGTCAAAGATGAGTTCATATGTGAAACCACACGAGACTAAAACATCTTGCAGGTTTATTAAAAGTGGTTATCCATGGCAAGTTGTGCTAGTTGAGAACACGTATTGTTGTCGTCAGGTCCAGGTTATTGTTCACAAAAAGCACTATAGCAACACCTGAAAGGATTTTGGTTCTATTGTTATTTTGTTTTGCGGTTTTGTCTTTCTTTTAGACGACTAAGAAATAACTATTTTTAAGTTGATAGGA
The sequence above is drawn from the Triticum aestivum cultivar Chinese Spring chromosome 7A, IWGSC CS RefSeq v2.1, whole genome shotgun sequence genome and encodes:
- the LOC123154087 gene encoding putative leucine-rich repeat receptor-like serine/threonine-protein kinase At2g24130, which codes for MAKLLAIPIIVILHVALIVPIAVPAAAAAMPQAPGAAAPVLADDRSALLDFLSGVSADPGVALADWGRSPRFCNWTGVACDHRRRVTQLVLSGRGIRGVLSPALGRLSFISVLDLSSNAFAGGIPEEIAALSRLTQLSLTNNLLEGAIPAGIGLLRELYYLDLSGNRLSGGIPDTLFCNCSALQYMDLANNSLAGDIPYSGECRLPSLRYLLLWSNELSGPIPTALSNSAILEWVDFESNYLAGELPPQVFDRLPRLQYLYLSYNNLSSHDGNTNLDPFFHSLSNCTRLQELELAGNGLGGRLPSFIGELSRSFRQIHLEDNAISGSIPPNISGLVNLTYLNLSNNLINGSIPPDLSRMRRLEQLYLSNNLLSGEIPQSIGELPHLGLLDLSGNRLAGAIPDTFSNLTQLRRLMLHHNRLAGAIPPSLGDCDNLEILDLSYNGLQGEIPAHVAAMSNLKLYLNLSNNHLEGSLPLGLSKMDMILALDLSSNELAGTIPSQLGGCVALEYLNVSGNALRGALPEAIAALPFLEAIDVSRNELSGALPETLQVSTSLREADFSYNNFSGVVPHAGVLANLSAAAFRGNPGLCVAGHIPGIATCGARRADHRRAVVPAAFGIVAAVCMMLFAAGCRSMATARSRRRSTWRVDIEQQAAEREHPRISYRELSDATGGFAESRLIGAGRFGRVYEGTLRGGARVAVKVLADPKGGGEVSVSFKRECEALRRTRHKNLIRVITTCSTASFNALVLPLMPHGSLEAHLYPHDDDGGGGSSSRLGFGQLVSIASDVAEGMAYLHHYAPVRVVHCDLKPSNVLLDDGMRAVISDFGIARLVAGAEASSSSSDDSAAPCNSIATGLLQGSVGYIAPEYGLGGHPSARGDVYSFGVLILELLTGKRPTDVIFDEGLTLHDWVRRHYPHDVAGAVAHAPWRRDGTVADMAVVELMELGLACTQHSPALRPTMADVCHEITMIKDGLAKHAGADDGDRSFSTIKDSLFSNSS